In Deltaproteobacteria bacterium, the DNA window CGAGAAACGGGCTGTCGCGGCTCAGCCAGCGAGCCGGCGGGCCACCTCGACGAGTGCCGCGCACGATCGCGCGGTCTTCTCGAGGTCGACGGCGTACGGCCATCGATCGTCGGGCGCGTGGAAGAACGGGTTCGTGCCGAGCACAGAGAGGTAGGGGCGGCTCGCGACCTCGCGTACCTCGCCGAGCGGCGGTGTCTCGGGGCCAACGATGCTGCCGAGCGGCTGCTCCACGCCGGCGAACGCCTCGCGCGCGAGCGCGGCCATCTCGTCGCTCGAGGCCTGCACCATCATCTCGCCCCGCGCCGCGGCGAAGTTGGCGCCGAGGTGAAGCCACGCCTGCGCACTCGCGAGGACGGGATGCGCGGCGAGCCACGCGTGCAGCCCGAGGTGCCCGAGCTCGTGCCCGCTCGACGCGACGAACACGACGTCGCGCCGCGGCGGCGCGTCGTAGAGGGCGCGCGCGATCTCGAGGAACGCCGCGAGCCCGCCGCCGCGCTCGCTCGCGCACGCCCACCAGCCGCTGCGCGGCGTCATCACCACGAGCGGCGCTGCCTCGGCATCCGCGCCGCGGATGCGCGCCGTCACGTTGAGTGCGTACGCCGGCACGCGCTCCGCGAGCACCACCACGTGCGCCTGCGCTCCGGCGCGCGCGCCCTCCTCCACCGCGAACGTGTGTGAGCCCGCGAGCTGCACGACCGGCGTCGCGTCGGGGTTCGCAAAGCGCTCGGCGTTGATGAGCGCGAGATCTCCGTGCGCAGCGCCGCGCTCCGGCAGCACGAGGATCGCGCGGTGCACGCCTGCGATGCGCGCGCGCTCGAATCGCGCGAGCAAGTCGCCGCGCGGACTCGGTGCGAGGCGCGCGTAGGCGATCTCCGCGCTCGACCCGAGCGCGCCGAGCCGGCCGCGCACGCCTTCGGGCGGCGTGACGCCGCCGTCGAACGCGGGGAGCCCGTGGCGGCGCTGGCCACCGAACGCGACATCGGCCTTGTATGGATCGAAGCGCGCGACCTCGAAGCGTTCGAGGCGCGCTGCGAGCCCGCAGTCCGCGAGCGCGCGCACGAGCCAGCCCGCGCTCTTCTCGTCGACTCGCGTGGCGGTGCGGTGCTCGCCCTGCTGGTCGTACTCGGCGATGACCTCGGCGATGCGGTCCATGCGCGCGACGTGCGCGTCCGCGTCTTCGGCCCGCCCCGCACGCGCCCAGCCGAGGACGGACGATGCGAGCGCGCTGCCTAACAACGCGCGGCGCGTGAGCGATGCGGCATACACTCGGCTCGCCGCCTCCTCGCGCGGCGAGGAGGCCCGATGAGCGCGCCGGCTGAGCCCCAAGATCGCATCGAGCTTCGTCACTACGCGTTCCTCGCACTGTTGACGCTGCTCAACGTGGTGAACTTCGTCGACCGCCAAGCGCTGCCGAGCTTCGCGAACTTCATCAAGCCCGAGCTCGCGCTCTCGGACACGCAGTGGGGCCTGCTCACCGGCATCGCGTTCATCGTGTTCTACGCGACGATGGGCCTCTTCACCGGCGCGCTCGCCGACATGTTCCATCGGCCGCGCCTGATCACGATCGGGCTCACGTTGTGGAGCCTGCTGACGGCGGCGACTGGATTCGCCACGGGCTTCTGGTCGCTCGCAGCGGCGCGCGCGCTGATCGGGGTCGGCGAGTCGGTGCTCACGCCCACCGCGATGTCGATCCTCTCGGACCGCTTCCCCGCCTCGCGCCTCGGCCTCGCCTCGGGCCTCTACTACATGGGCGTGCCGATCGGCAGCGGCGTGAGCTTGCTGGTCGCCGGCTACCTCGCGCCCGAGATGGGCTGGCGCGGCTGCTTCAAGCTGCTCGGCGTGATCGGCCTCGTGTTCGCCGCGGTGATGCTGTTCGTGCGCGAGACGCCGCGGAAGAAACCCGCGGGCGCCGCAGCGGCCGCGCCGCAGCACAGCCTCGCTGAGATCTCCGCGATCGTCGGCAGCGCGCTGCGCTCGTCGCCCGCGCTGCTCTGCACGATGGGCGGCGGCATCGCGTTCCATTTCATT includes these proteins:
- a CDS encoding M28 family peptidase, which codes for MYAASLTRRALLGSALASSVLGWARAGRAEDADAHVARMDRIAEVIAEYDQQGEHRTATRVDEKSAGWLVRALADCGLAARLERFEVARFDPYKADVAFGGQRRHGLPAFDGGVTPPEGVRGRLGALGSSAEIAYARLAPSPRGDLLARFERARIAGVHRAILVLPERGAAHGDLALINAERFANPDATPVVQLAGSHTFAVEEGARAGAQAHVVVLAERVPAYALNVTARIRGADAEAAPLVVMTPRSGWWACASERGGGLAAFLEIARALYDAPPRRDVVFVASSGHELGHLGLHAWLAAHPVLASAQAWLHLGANFAAARGEMMVQASSDEMAALAREAFAGVEQPLGSIVGPETPPLGEVREVASRPYLSVLGTNPFFHAPDDRWPYAVDLEKTARSCAALVEVARRLAG
- a CDS encoding MFS transporter, which gives rise to MSAPAEPQDRIELRHYAFLALLTLLNVVNFVDRQALPSFANFIKPELALSDTQWGLLTGIAFIVFYATMGLFTGALADMFHRPRLITIGLTLWSLLTAATGFATGFWSLAAARALIGVGESVLTPTAMSILSDRFPASRLGLASGLYYMGVPIGSGVSLLVAGYLAPEMGWRGCFKLLGVIGLVFAAVMLFVRETPRKKPAGAAAAAPQHSLAEISAIVGSALRSSPALLCTMGGGIAFHFILGAAVVDQLWLANERGFDRAYIAQISGWIAVAGGITGNILGGMGSDWFLRRTGLGRPTFLALLIVLFAPLAFAYRLADPAGPWFWLGMILGSVQLGMFYGPTFASVQELVPPNVRATVVGLYIMLLNVVGLGIGITGSGVMIDALRAEGAADPYTQTLVAFTALSLLALPLFWYAGRRFVRDREALYAKLGAGA